The genomic region TTCAACATATTTTATCCATTTCCAAGATTTAATGTCGCAATTAAAAAAAGCTCTTAAAGAAAATAGATTAGAAACAAGATTAAAACATTTTTCGAAATACAAAGTATTAATAATAGACGAAATAGGATATTTGCCAATTGATACAGATGCTTCAAACTTATTTTTTCAATTAATATCAAAAAGATACGAAAAACACAGTACAATAATTAC from Marinitoga hydrogenitolerans DSM 16785 harbors:
- a CDS encoding ATP-binding protein; this translates as STYFIHFQDLMSQLKKALKENRLETRLKHFSKYKVLIIDEIGYLPIDTDASNLFFQLISKRYEKHSTIITTNMPFSSWGEIFGSPVLAQAILDRLLHHSHVISIKGDSYRLKEKMDFFANSVSNS